One window of the Klebsiella oxytoca genome contains the following:
- the hslO gene encoding Hsp33 family molecular chaperone HslO: MIMTQHDQLHRYLFENYAVRGELVTVSETLEQILTNHSYPQPVKTVLAELLVATSLLTATLKFAGDITVQLQGDGPLSLAVINGNNQQQMRGVARTQGEIPEGADLKTMVGNGYLVITISPEEGERYQGVVGLEGDTLAACLEDYFQRSEQLPTRLIIRSGEHEGKPMAGGMLLQVLPAQDAQAADFEHLSTLTETIKAEELFTLPANDVLWRLYHEEEVTVYEPQSVEFKCTCSRERCAGALKTLPDEEIDSILADEGEIDMHCDYCGNHYIFNAMDIAEIRNNASPADPKIH, encoded by the coding sequence ATGATTATGACTCAACACGATCAATTACACCGCTATCTGTTTGAAAACTATGCCGTACGCGGTGAGCTGGTGACAGTTTCAGAAACTTTAGAACAGATTCTGACAAACCATAGCTATCCGCAGCCGGTGAAAACCGTGCTGGCGGAACTGCTGGTCGCCACCAGCCTGCTGACCGCGACGCTAAAGTTCGCGGGCGATATCACCGTTCAGCTACAGGGCGATGGCCCGCTGTCGTTAGCGGTGATCAACGGCAACAATCAGCAGCAGATGCGCGGCGTCGCCCGCACGCAGGGTGAGATCCCGGAAGGGGCGGACCTGAAAACCATGGTCGGTAACGGATATCTGGTCATTACCATCTCTCCGGAAGAAGGCGAGCGCTATCAGGGCGTGGTAGGTCTTGAAGGCGATACGCTGGCAGCCTGTCTGGAAGATTATTTCCAGCGCTCCGAACAGCTGCCGACCCGCCTGATCATCCGTAGCGGCGAACACGAAGGTAAACCGATGGCCGGCGGCATGCTGCTACAGGTACTTCCGGCACAAGACGCGCAGGCGGCTGATTTCGAACATCTCAGTACGCTGACCGAAACCATCAAAGCTGAAGAGCTGTTTACCCTGCCCGCGAACGATGTGCTCTGGCGTTTGTACCATGAAGAAGAAGTCACCGTTTACGAGCCGCAGAGCGTCGAATTTAAATGTACCTGCTCCCGCGAGCGCTGCGCCGGCGCGCTGAAAACTCTGCCGGATGAAGAGATCGACAGCATCCTCGCTGACGAAGGTGAAATTGATATGCACTGCGATTATTGCGGCAATCATTACATCTTTAATGCGATGGACATTGCCGAGATCCGCAACAACGCCTCCCCGGCTGACCCGAAGATCCATTAA
- the mrcA gene encoding peptidoglycan glycosyltransferase/peptidoglycan DD-transpeptidase MrcA gives MKFVKYLFILAVCCVLLGAGSIFGLYKYIEPQLPDVATLKDVRLQIPMQVYSADGELIAQYGEKRRIPVTLQQMPPELIKAFIATEDSRFYEHHGVDPVGIFRAASVAMFSGHASQGASTITQQLARNFFLSPEKTLMRKVKEAFLAIRIEQLLNKDEILELYLNKIYLGYRAYGVGAAAQVYFGKTVDQLTLSEMAVIAGLPKAPSTFNPLYSMDRATARRNVVLSRMLSEGYISQSQYDQARSQAIDARYHTPEIAFSSPYLSEMVRQEMVSRYGEQAYEDGYRVYTTITRKNQQSAQQAVRNNVLDYDMRHGYRGPANVLWKVGETPWDNQKIIDTLKKIPGSGPLSPAVITSASPQEAVALLSNGTSVSLNMEGVRWARRFISDTQQGATPRKVNDVVQSGQQVWVREVGNSWWLSQVPDVNSALVSINPQNGAIIALVGGFDFNQSKFNRATQALRQVGSNIKPFLYTAAMDKGLTLASMLNDVPISRWDAGSGSDWRPKNSPPQYAGPIRLRQGLGQSKNVVMVRAMRAMGVDYAAEYLQRFGFPAQNIVRTESLALGSASFTPLQVARGYSVMANGGFLISPWFISKIENDQGGVIFEERPKIACPECNIPVIYGDTPKSNVLENKDVEDVVTSEEPQNASVPPQPQLAQANQSLVAQSGAPEYAPHVINTPLAFLIKSALNTNIFGEPGWMGTGWRAGRDLQRHDIGGKTGTTNSSKDAWFSGYGPGVVTSVWIGFDDHRRDLGRTTASGAIKNQISGYEGGAKSAQPAWDDFMKRVLEGVPEEPLTPPPGIITVNIDRSTGQLASGGNSRAEYFIEGTQPTQQAVREVGTTITDGGGETHELF, from the coding sequence GTGAAGTTCGTAAAGTATCTTTTTATCCTTGCAGTCTGTTGCGTACTGCTGGGAGCAGGCTCGATTTTTGGTCTTTATAAATATATAGAGCCGCAGCTCCCCGATGTCGCAACCCTGAAGGATGTGCGCTTGCAAATCCCGATGCAGGTCTATAGCGCGGATGGCGAGCTGATCGCGCAATATGGCGAAAAGCGCCGTATTCCCGTCACGCTGCAGCAAATGCCGCCTGAGCTGATAAAAGCGTTTATCGCCACCGAGGACAGCCGCTTTTATGAGCATCATGGCGTTGACCCGGTAGGGATTTTCCGCGCCGCCAGCGTTGCGATGTTCTCCGGCCACGCTTCGCAGGGCGCCAGTACGATTACTCAGCAGCTGGCGCGTAACTTCTTTCTGAGTCCTGAAAAGACGCTGATGCGTAAGGTGAAAGAAGCCTTCCTTGCGATCCGCATTGAGCAGTTGCTCAACAAAGATGAAATCCTTGAGCTGTACCTGAATAAAATCTATCTCGGCTACCGCGCCTACGGCGTCGGCGCCGCCGCACAGGTCTATTTCGGCAAAACGGTGGATCAGCTGACGCTGAGCGAAATGGCGGTAATTGCGGGCTTGCCTAAAGCGCCGTCAACCTTTAACCCGCTCTATTCGATGGACCGCGCGACCGCCCGCCGCAACGTTGTTCTGTCACGAATGTTGAGCGAAGGCTATATCTCGCAGTCGCAGTACGATCAGGCGCGTAGCCAGGCTATCGACGCGAGATACCATACGCCGGAAATTGCCTTCTCATCCCCGTATCTCAGCGAAATGGTGCGTCAGGAAATGGTCAGCCGCTACGGCGAGCAGGCCTATGAAGACGGCTATCGCGTCTACACCACCATTACGCGTAAAAATCAGCAGTCAGCCCAGCAGGCGGTGCGTAACAATGTGCTGGATTACGATATGCGCCACGGCTATCGCGGTCCGGCAAACGTCCTGTGGAAAGTGGGTGAAACGCCGTGGGATAACCAGAAAATCATCGATACGCTGAAAAAAATTCCCGGCTCCGGACCTCTCTCACCGGCGGTAATTACTTCGGCAAGCCCGCAGGAGGCCGTCGCGTTACTGAGCAACGGAACCTCGGTATCGCTGAACATGGAAGGCGTCCGTTGGGCACGTCGCTTTATCTCTGATACCCAGCAGGGCGCTACGCCGCGTAAAGTGAACGATGTAGTGCAAAGCGGACAGCAGGTCTGGGTCCGCGAGGTAGGTAACAGCTGGTGGCTATCGCAGGTGCCTGATGTCAACTCGGCGCTGGTATCGATCAACCCGCAAAACGGGGCAATCATTGCGCTGGTGGGCGGTTTCGATTTCAACCAAAGCAAGTTCAACCGCGCGACTCAGGCGCTGCGCCAGGTTGGTTCTAACATTAAGCCATTCCTGTACACCGCCGCTATGGATAAAGGTTTAACGCTGGCGAGCATGCTCAATGACGTGCCGATTTCCCGCTGGGACGCTGGTTCCGGCTCCGACTGGCGGCCCAAAAACTCACCGCCGCAGTATGCGGGTCCTATCCGCCTTCGCCAGGGATTGGGTCAATCAAAGAACGTTGTCATGGTGCGCGCGATGCGGGCCATGGGCGTGGACTACGCGGCTGAGTATCTCCAGCGTTTCGGCTTCCCGGCGCAGAATATTGTACGCACCGAATCGCTGGCGCTGGGTTCCGCGTCCTTTACGCCGCTTCAGGTGGCTCGCGGCTACTCGGTGATGGCTAACGGTGGTTTCCTGATCAGCCCCTGGTTTATCAGCAAAATTGAGAACGATCAGGGCGGCGTCATTTTTGAAGAGCGTCCAAAAATTGCCTGCCCGGAGTGCAATATTCCGGTGATTTACGGTGATACTCCAAAATCAAATGTTCTGGAAAATAAAGATGTTGAAGACGTCGTGACCTCTGAGGAGCCGCAAAACGCCAGCGTCCCTCCGCAGCCTCAGCTTGCGCAGGCAAATCAGTCACTGGTGGCACAAAGCGGGGCTCCTGAGTATGCTCCACACGTGATCAACACGCCGCTGGCATTCCTGATTAAAAGCGCTCTCAATACCAACATTTTTGGCGAACCTGGCTGGATGGGAACCGGCTGGCGCGCAGGCCGCGATCTGCAGCGTCACGATATCGGCGGTAAAACAGGAACTACTAACAGTTCAAAAGATGCGTGGTTCTCCGGCTATGGTCCAGGCGTTGTGACGTCAGTCTGGATTGGCTTTGATGACCACCGCCGCGATCTCGGCCGTACCACCGCCTCCGGGGCAATCAAAAATCAGATATCGGGCTATGAAGGCGGCGCAAAAAGCGCGCAGCCAGCCTGGGATGATTTTATGAAGAGAGTGCTGGAAGGCGTGCCGGAAGAGCCGCTGACGCCGCCGCCGGGAATCATTACGGTTAACATCGACCGCAGTACCGGCCAGTTGGCCAGCGGCGGCAACAGCCGCGCTGAGTACTTTATTGAGGGTACTCAGCCGACCCAGCAGGCGGTTCGTGAAGTTGGCACCACCATCACCGATGGCGGGGGCGAGACCCACGAACTGTTCTGA
- a CDS encoding intracellular growth attenuator family protein, with translation MGTFLIFLIALLICALLIGWWYRTHARRRRLPLLHAFSDAATRKLSDEERSAVEKYLESLSRSQQLPASGASTAPVNLTLTEQSGTVYSVTRAITRYGITTDDLNKWRYFLDSVEIHLPPFWEQHINDENSVELISTDSLPLVIALNGQTLSDYPQESQALALEKAPATQASIRGEESEQIELLSIRPETTEEHALSRPEGLREAILAVAAFLLFYCSLITPDVFSPWLLGGGLVLLLASIWGIYAPPRKTSLREIHCLRGMPKRWGLFGENNQEHINNISLGIIDLIYPRHWQPWIAQDLGQQTDIDIYLSRHVVRQGRFLSLHDEVKNFPLQYWLRSTIIALGALLVVVMLWASVPLNMPFKFTLSWLKGAQTIEATTVAQLDKSKIRIGDTLRLKGSGMCNIHTPGTWTAKENSPFMPFDCSQIVWNDAPPLPLPESDIVSKATALMQTVQRQLHPESAEDSRVSPALRSAIQKSGMVLLDDFGDIVTKTNDLCSAKDDCVRLKNALVNLGNTRNWETLIKRASAGKLDGVNVLLRPVSAESLENLVTTSTAPFVSRETARAAQALNSPAPGGFLIASDEGSELVNQPWPSTGLYDFPAHQQWSELRRLAGMLMNTPFQAEGIVTSIYTDANGTQHINLHRIPDRTGLWRYLGTTLLLLTMLGCAAYHGILALRRYQRHRQRQEEIQKYYESCLNPVLLSSPDPQE, from the coding sequence ATGGGCACCTTTCTGATATTTTTAATAGCTCTGCTAATCTGCGCATTGCTTATCGGCTGGTGGTATCGCACGCATGCAAGACGTCGCCGCCTGCCGCTGCTGCATGCCTTTAGCGATGCCGCTACGCGCAAGCTTTCCGACGAAGAACGCAGCGCCGTAGAAAAATACCTCGAAAGCCTCAGCCGCAGCCAGCAGCTCCCTGCGTCTGGCGCCAGCACCGCGCCGGTAAACCTGACGTTGACCGAACAGAGCGGCACCGTGTATAGCGTCACCCGCGCAATTACGCGCTACGGCATCACCACTGACGATCTCAATAAATGGCGCTATTTCCTTGATTCAGTGGAGATTCACCTGCCCCCGTTCTGGGAGCAGCATATCAATGATGAAAACAGCGTCGAATTAATCTCCACCGACAGCCTGCCTCTGGTCATTGCTCTCAACGGCCAGACGCTAAGCGACTATCCGCAGGAATCCCAGGCGCTGGCTCTTGAAAAAGCTCCTGCGACCCAGGCATCCATCCGCGGAGAAGAGAGCGAGCAAATTGAGCTGCTCAGCATCCGCCCGGAAACGACTGAAGAACACGCGCTCAGCCGCCCGGAAGGTCTTCGCGAAGCCATTCTGGCGGTCGCTGCTTTCCTGCTGTTTTATTGCAGCCTGATAACTCCCGATGTTTTTTCTCCCTGGCTGTTGGGGGGCGGTTTAGTACTTCTGCTTGCCAGCATTTGGGGGATTTACGCGCCGCCGCGCAAAACATCGCTCCGCGAGATTCACTGTCTACGCGGCATGCCCAAACGCTGGGGGCTGTTTGGCGAAAACAATCAGGAGCATATCAACAATATTTCTCTTGGCATCATCGACCTGATCTACCCTCGCCACTGGCAACCGTGGATTGCTCAGGATTTGGGCCAGCAGACGGATATTGATATTTATCTCAGCCGCCACGTTGTGCGCCAGGGGCGTTTCCTGTCCCTGCATGATGAAGTCAAAAACTTCCCGCTTCAGTACTGGCTTCGCAGCACAATTATCGCGCTGGGAGCGCTGCTGGTTGTTGTGATGCTGTGGGCCAGCGTCCCGCTGAATATGCCGTTTAAATTCACGCTTTCATGGCTAAAAGGCGCGCAAACTATCGAAGCCACGACGGTAGCCCAGCTGGATAAGTCGAAAATTCGCATTGGCGATACGCTGCGTCTGAAGGGCTCGGGAATGTGCAATATCCACACGCCGGGCACCTGGACGGCAAAAGAGAATTCGCCGTTTATGCCGTTCGACTGTTCGCAAATCGTCTGGAATGATGCACCTCCCCTGCCGCTGCCGGAGTCCGATATCGTCAGTAAAGCCACCGCGCTGATGCAGACCGTTCAACGCCAGCTCCATCCAGAATCCGCAGAGGATTCGCGAGTCAGCCCGGCCTTGCGTTCGGCTATTCAGAAATCCGGCATGGTACTACTGGATGACTTTGGCGATATCGTCACAAAAACCAACGACCTGTGCTCTGCAAAAGACGACTGCGTTCGTTTGAAAAATGCGCTGGTTAACCTCGGTAACACTCGTAACTGGGAAACGCTGATCAAACGCGCCAGCGCGGGTAAACTTGACGGTGTCAATGTGCTGCTACGTCCGGTAAGCGCGGAATCGTTAGAAAATCTGGTCACCACCTCAACCGCTCCGTTCGTCAGCCGGGAAACCGCGCGCGCGGCTCAGGCATTAAACAGCCCGGCGCCTGGCGGTTTCCTGATTGCCAGCGATGAGGGCAGCGAGCTGGTGAATCAGCCATGGCCGAGCACTGGGTTATACGATTTCCCGGCACACCAGCAGTGGAGCGAACTACGGCGCCTCGCGGGTATGCTGATGAACACGCCGTTCCAGGCTGAAGGGATCGTCACCAGTATTTACACCGATGCCAACGGTACTCAGCATATCAACCTGCATCGTATTCCCGATCGCACCGGGCTGTGGCGCTATCTTGGAACCACGCTACTGCTGCTGACCATGCTGGGCTGTGCGGCGTATCACGGCATCCTGGCTTTACGTCGTTATCAGCGCCATCGCCAACGTCAGGAAGAGATCCAGAAATACTACGAAAGCTGCCTGAATCCGGTTTTACTTTCCTCGCCTGACCCGCAAGAATAA
- the hslR gene encoding ribosome-associated heat shock protein Hsp15: MKEKDVEAVRLDKWLWAARIYKTRALAREMIEGGKVHYNGQRSKPGKVVEPGAILMLRQGNDERTIVVKGITEQRRPASEAVALYEETAESIEKREKVALARKMNALTMPHPDRRPDKKERRDLMRFKHGDSE, translated from the coding sequence ATGAAAGAAAAAGATGTCGAGGCCGTCAGGCTGGACAAATGGCTGTGGGCTGCCCGCATTTATAAAACTCGTGCGCTGGCGCGCGAGATGATTGAAGGCGGAAAGGTGCACTATAACGGACAGCGCAGCAAGCCGGGGAAAGTCGTCGAACCAGGCGCCATCCTGATGCTGCGCCAGGGCAATGACGAACGCACTATCGTGGTAAAAGGCATTACCGAACAGCGCAGACCCGCCAGTGAAGCCGTCGCGCTTTATGAAGAGACGGCTGAGAGCATCGAGAAACGCGAGAAAGTGGCGCTGGCGCGAAAAATGAACGCGTTAACCATGCCGCATCCCGACAGACGTCCGGATAAGAAAGAGCGCCGCGACCTGATGAGATTTAAACACGGCGATAGTGAATAA
- the pckA gene encoding phosphoenolpyruvate carboxykinase (ATP), translated as MRVNSLTPQDLKAYGINDVQDIVHNPSYDTLYQEELAPNLEGYERGVLTNLGAIAVDTGIFTGRSPKDKYIVRDDTTRDTVWWADKGKGKNDNKPLSEETWQHLKGLVTRQLSGKRLFIVDAFCGANADTRLSVRFITEVAWQAHFVKNMFIRPSDEELANFKPDFIVMNGAKCTNPQWKEQGLNSENFIAFNLTERIQLIGGTWYGGEMKKGMFSIMNYLLPLQGIASMHCSANVGEKEDVAIFFGLSGTGKTTLSTDPKRRLIGDDEHGWDDDGVFNFEGGCYAKTIKLSEAAEPDIYHAIRRDALLENVVVLADGTIDFNDGSKTENTRVSYPINHIENIVKPISKAGHATKVIFLTADAFGVLPPVSRLTADQTQYHFLSGFTAKLAGTERGVTEPTPTFSACFGAAFLSLHPTQYAEVLVKRMQASGAQAYLVNTGWNGTGKRISIKDTRAIIDAILDGSLDNAETFTLPMFELQIPTALPGVDTHILDPRNTYGSPEQWQEKAEQLAKLFIENFEKYTDTPAGAALVAAGPKL; from the coding sequence ATGCGCGTTAATAGTTTAACCCCGCAGGATCTCAAGGCTTATGGTATCAATGACGTCCAGGATATCGTCCATAACCCCAGCTACGATACTCTGTATCAGGAAGAGCTCGCCCCTAATCTGGAAGGTTATGAACGTGGCGTGTTAACAAATCTTGGTGCAATCGCCGTAGATACCGGTATTTTTACCGGCCGTTCTCCAAAAGATAAATATATCGTTCGTGACGACACTACCCGCGATACCGTGTGGTGGGCCGATAAAGGCAAAGGTAAGAACGACAACAAGCCGCTCTCAGAAGAAACCTGGCAGCACCTGAAGGGTCTGGTCACCCGCCAGCTCTCCGGTAAACGTCTGTTTATCGTTGATGCCTTCTGCGGCGCCAACGCCGACACCCGCCTGAGCGTCCGCTTTATTACCGAAGTCGCCTGGCAGGCGCATTTCGTGAAGAACATGTTTATTCGCCCGAGCGATGAAGAGCTGGCAAACTTTAAACCAGATTTCATCGTGATGAACGGCGCCAAATGCACTAACCCGCAGTGGAAAGAGCAGGGCCTGAACTCTGAGAACTTCATCGCTTTCAACCTGACCGAGCGCATCCAGCTAATCGGCGGAACCTGGTACGGCGGCGAAATGAAAAAGGGGATGTTCTCCATCATGAACTACCTGCTGCCGCTGCAGGGTATCGCCTCTATGCACTGCTCCGCCAACGTCGGGGAAAAAGAGGATGTCGCCATCTTCTTCGGCCTTTCCGGCACCGGCAAAACCACGCTATCCACCGACCCGAAACGCCGCCTGATTGGCGATGACGAACACGGTTGGGATGATGACGGGGTGTTTAACTTCGAAGGCGGCTGCTACGCGAAAACCATTAAGCTTTCCGAAGCCGCAGAGCCGGATATTTACCATGCGATTCGCCGCGATGCATTGCTGGAGAACGTCGTGGTGCTGGCCGATGGTACTATCGACTTTAACGACGGTTCGAAGACCGAAAACACCCGCGTCTCCTATCCGATCAACCATATCGAGAACATCGTTAAGCCGATCTCCAAAGCGGGACACGCCACCAAGGTTATCTTCCTGACCGCCGACGCATTTGGCGTCCTGCCGCCGGTTTCTCGCCTGACCGCCGATCAGACCCAGTACCACTTCCTGTCTGGCTTCACCGCCAAACTGGCCGGTACCGAGCGTGGAGTCACTGAGCCAACGCCGACCTTCTCCGCCTGCTTCGGCGCCGCGTTCCTGTCGCTGCATCCAACGCAATACGCAGAAGTGCTGGTGAAACGTATGCAGGCTTCCGGCGCGCAGGCCTATCTGGTTAACACCGGCTGGAACGGCACCGGTAAACGTATCTCGATCAAAGATACCCGCGCTATCATCGATGCGATCCTTGATGGCTCGCTGGACAATGCAGAAACCTTCACTTTGCCGATGTTTGAGCTGCAGATCCCAACGGCGCTGCCGGGCGTGGATACCCATATCCTCGATCCACGCAACACCTACGGCTCGCCAGAGCAGTGGCAGGAGAAAGCCGAGCAGCTGGCGAAGCTGTTTATTGAGAACTTCGAGAAGTACACCGATACGCCTGCGGGCGCAGCGCTGGTAGCCGCGGGGCCAAAACTCTAA
- a CDS encoding PilN domain-containing protein, with protein sequence MSQLVNFLPWRETRRRQRLQRTGLLIVSLLLILFAALIASRFNNRAEHALDTAKINADSRLESAFQQRERDMRQSLQQQEQRRLRLLRRDKTAAWQTRLQGIAALIPAQAWLTHLEYRQDTLLLSGLTLNLKEVAALEKALRKIGGFRPPRTGETQRDSEGRWLFHFSMTGESANAGTP encoded by the coding sequence ATGAGCCAGCTCGTAAACTTTCTTCCCTGGCGCGAAACTCGCCGACGGCAGCGTTTGCAGAGGACGGGGCTGCTGATCGTCAGTTTGCTGCTTATTCTGTTTGCGGCCCTGATTGCCTCACGGTTCAACAACAGGGCCGAACACGCGCTCGATACGGCAAAGATAAATGCGGATAGCCGGCTTGAGAGCGCTTTTCAGCAGCGTGAGCGGGACATGCGTCAGAGTTTACAGCAGCAGGAACAAAGGCGCTTGCGTCTGCTGCGGCGCGACAAAACCGCTGCCTGGCAGACAAGATTGCAGGGGATAGCGGCGCTTATCCCGGCGCAAGCCTGGTTAACTCACCTGGAATACCGTCAGGATACCCTGCTGCTGAGCGGGTTAACGTTGAATCTTAAGGAGGTAGCCGCGCTGGAAAAAGCGCTGAGAAAGATCGGCGGATTTCGTCCTCCCAGGACTGGTGAAACGCAGCGCGATAGCGAAGGGCGCTGGTTGTTTCACTTTTCAATGACAGGAGAGAGCGCAAATGCAGGAACGCCTTGA
- a CDS encoding HofP DNA utilization family protein, with product MRRRWWCLLIFPLPLFAEERDPFQPVADTCRTAQLSQWRYGGAIGDPLMPIGLLQDSAGKWRRVRTDETLPTSWRVTLLTSEKIVISTGSGCEPAQWVWLRKGIKNDAMDKPAVFAPAADGSRGKKRSTDVVGRR from the coding sequence ATGCGCCGTAGGTGGTGGTGTTTATTGATTTTTCCGTTACCGCTATTTGCGGAAGAACGCGATCCGTTCCAGCCAGTAGCCGATACCTGCCGTACGGCGCAGCTTAGCCAGTGGCGCTACGGCGGAGCCATCGGCGATCCGCTAATGCCGATTGGCCTCTTGCAGGATAGCGCGGGGAAGTGGCGTCGCGTGAGGACAGATGAGACGTTGCCTACCAGCTGGCGGGTTACCCTCCTGACATCCGAGAAAATTGTAATTTCAACCGGCTCTGGGTGTGAACCTGCACAGTGGGTCTGGCTACGAAAAGGAATAAAGAATGATGCGATGGATAAGCCTGCTGTTTTTGCTCCTGCCGCTGATGGGAGCCGCGGCAAAAAAAGATCTACCGATGTCGTTGGTCGTCGATGA
- a CDS encoding pilus assembly protein encodes MAFGNWRIGMHIQQDHIAIVALLHERSRWALRRWWNIPLISGTVRQGMVMDAESLARQLQSWRRELPLQHQVYIAFPAARTLQKQLPRPQISLRESEQATWIASAMSQQLEMPASSLCVDYSETTAADGWRVTAAQRLDINVLCRLANLLKLRVVGVVPDASALSVFLPSLPAEIQGLAWRDEANWLWATSDSWGYCPCSEVPSFSHLVSQLNAGAFRLCTAESLDGQSFDAWSVISRLQPPLPSDGERFTIALGLALGARRS; translated from the coding sequence ATGGCTTTTGGAAACTGGCGCATAGGAATGCATATCCAGCAGGACCATATTGCTATTGTCGCATTATTACATGAGCGTTCACGCTGGGCGCTGCGCCGCTGGTGGAATATCCCACTAATTTCCGGCACCGTGCGGCAGGGAATGGTGATGGACGCAGAGTCACTGGCCCGGCAGCTGCAAAGCTGGCGGCGCGAGCTGCCTTTACAACATCAAGTGTATATCGCTTTCCCGGCGGCGCGAACGTTGCAAAAACAGCTCCCGCGTCCGCAGATTTCATTAAGAGAAAGCGAGCAGGCAACGTGGATTGCCAGCGCCATGTCGCAGCAGCTGGAAATGCCTGCATCTTCGCTATGTGTCGACTATTCAGAAACTACCGCGGCCGATGGCTGGCGGGTTACCGCCGCGCAACGGTTGGATATTAACGTATTGTGCCGCCTGGCAAATCTTCTGAAGCTCAGGGTTGTAGGCGTTGTTCCGGATGCCAGCGCGCTTAGCGTTTTTCTCCCCTCGCTACCCGCTGAGATTCAGGGGCTGGCGTGGCGTGACGAAGCAAACTGGCTCTGGGCAACTAGCGATAGTTGGGGATACTGTCCGTGCAGCGAAGTCCCCTCTTTTTCCCACCTGGTTTCACAGCTCAACGCCGGCGCGTTCAGGCTCTGCACCGCAGAATCGCTTGATGGGCAGAGCTTTGACGCCTGGAGCGTCATTTCTCGCCTGCAGCCTCCGCTGCCGAGCGATGGCGAGCGTTTTACCATTGCCCTGGGGCTGGCGCTGGGAGCGCGTCGCTCATGA
- the nudE gene encoding ADP compounds hydrolase NudE: MSKSLQKPTILNVETVARSRLFNVESVDLEFSNGVRRVYERMRPSTREAVMIVPIVDAHIILIREYAVGTESYELGFSKGLIDPGESVLEAANRELKEEVGFGARKLTFLKKLSMAPSYFSSKMNILVAEDLYPESLPGDEPEPLPQVRWPLSQLMALLDEEDFNEARNVSALFLLREWLQAQGRL; this comes from the coding sequence ATGAGCAAATCATTACAAAAACCCACCATTCTCAATGTTGAAACAGTCGCGCGCTCGCGTCTATTTAATGTTGAAAGCGTGGATCTTGAGTTCAGCAACGGCGTACGCCGGGTGTATGAACGGATGCGGCCTTCAACTCGTGAAGCTGTGATGATTGTGCCAATTGTCGATGCCCATATAATTTTGATTCGTGAATACGCGGTTGGTACGGAGTCCTATGAGCTGGGCTTTTCAAAAGGCTTGATCGATCCGGGCGAAAGCGTACTGGAGGCCGCCAACCGTGAACTGAAAGAAGAAGTGGGTTTTGGTGCGCGAAAACTGACGTTTTTGAAAAAGTTGAGTATGGCGCCGTCCTATTTTTCCAGCAAAATGAATATCCTGGTGGCGGAAGACCTTTACCCGGAGTCGCTGCCTGGCGATGAGCCAGAGCCGCTGCCGCAGGTTCGTTGGCCGCTGTCGCAGCTGATGGCGCTGCTTGATGAAGAAGACTTCAACGAAGCCCGTAACGTTAGCGCGCTTTTTCTGCTGCGCGAATGGCTGCAGGCTCAAGGGCGGCTGTAG
- the yrfG gene encoding GMP/IMP nucleotidase, producing the protein MHFDIAWQEVDTVLLDMDGTLLDLAFDNYFWQKLVPETWGAARGLNLQEARDAMRQEYHAVQHTLNWYCLDYWSERLGLDICAMTSEQGPRAVLREDTVPFLEALKTSGKRRILLTNAHPHNLAVKLKHTGLDAHLDLLLSTHTFGYPKEDQRLWHAVAEETGFEARNTLFVDDNEAILDAAAEFGIRYCLGITNPDSGLAEKSYVRHPGLNDYRHLIPSLSQQEKP; encoded by the coding sequence ATGCATTTTGATATTGCCTGGCAAGAGGTTGATACCGTTCTGCTGGATATGGACGGCACGCTGCTCGACCTCGCTTTCGACAACTACTTCTGGCAAAAACTGGTCCCGGAAACCTGGGGCGCCGCGCGGGGACTCAACCTGCAGGAAGCCAGAGACGCGATGCGTCAGGAGTATCATGCGGTACAACATACGCTAAACTGGTACTGCCTGGATTACTGGAGCGAGCGCCTGGGTTTGGATATTTGTGCGATGACCAGCGAGCAGGGGCCAAGAGCCGTGCTGCGTGAAGATACCGTGCCGTTCCTTGAGGCGCTTAAAACCAGCGGTAAGCGGCGGATTTTGCTGACTAACGCCCATCCGCATAATCTGGCGGTGAAGCTAAAACACACCGGACTGGACGCGCACCTTGATTTATTACTTTCCACCCACACATTTGGTTATCCGAAAGAAGATCAGCGGCTGTGGCACGCTGTAGCTGAAGAAACCGGCTTCGAGGCGCGCAACACGCTCTTCGTCGATGATAACGAAGCCATTCTTGACGCGGCGGCGGAGTTTGGCATCCGCTATTGCCTGGGTATCACCAACCCCGATTCCGGACTGGCGGAAAAAAGCTACGTTCGCCATCCAGGATTAAATGATTACCGGCATCTGATCCCCTCGCTGAGCCAACAGGAGAAGCCATGA